The following are encoded together in the Acidobacteriota bacterium genome:
- a CDS encoding NADP-dependent oxidoreductase: MTENRQIIIDSLPMDRLEPGNYALRTVEAPAPGDGEVLCRTLAITIGAGQRAGLQGSASYAGAPRAGIVMSGTAVARVEASSDDAVPVGSLVVCRAGWQDYSVHAASKVRVVDDGSSGGDPAHHLGVYGTNGLTAYFGLFDVGEPKEGQTVLVSAAAGSVGHLVGQMAKIVGCRVVGVAGGEAKCRLLTEELGFDAAVDYKSPSFRNDFKEATPDRIDIYFDNTGGEVLGSALRRMKVGGRIVCCGVVSQYDTSKPAPGPFGVPGLLINFRVRMEGFLVFDYAKRYPEAWTRMREWVEAGKLVPRQDVFEGLERAPEAFVDLLAGGNVGTRIVRVAS, from the coding sequence ATGACCGAGAACCGCCAGATCATCATCGACTCCTTGCCGATGGACCGGCTAGAGCCCGGCAACTACGCGCTGCGGACCGTCGAGGCGCCCGCGCCGGGCGACGGGGAAGTGCTGTGCCGTACTCTGGCGATCACGATCGGCGCCGGTCAACGGGCGGGTCTCCAGGGCAGCGCGAGCTACGCCGGCGCGCCTCGTGCGGGCATCGTGATGAGCGGCACCGCAGTGGCTCGCGTCGAGGCGTCCAGCGACGATGCGGTTCCTGTCGGCTCGCTCGTCGTCTGTCGGGCCGGCTGGCAGGACTACTCGGTGCACGCGGCGTCGAAGGTGCGCGTCGTCGATGATGGCAGCAGCGGCGGCGATCCGGCGCACCATCTCGGTGTCTACGGCACGAACGGGCTGACGGCGTACTTCGGGCTTTTCGACGTCGGCGAGCCGAAGGAAGGGCAGACCGTCCTCGTCTCGGCAGCCGCCGGTTCGGTCGGCCACCTGGTCGGGCAGATGGCGAAGATCGTCGGCTGCCGCGTCGTCGGCGTTGCCGGCGGCGAGGCGAAGTGCCGGCTTCTCACGGAGGAACTCGGCTTCGACGCCGCCGTCGATTACAAGAGCCCGAGCTTCCGGAACGACTTCAAGGAGGCGACGCCCGATCGCATCGACATCTACTTCGACAACACCGGCGGCGAGGTCCTTGGCAGCGCGCTGCGGCGGATGAAGGTCGGCGGCCGCATCGTCTGCTGCGGCGTCGTCTCCCAGTACGACACCTCGAAGCCGGCGCCGGGGCCGTTCGGCGTCCCTGGTCTGCTGATCAACTTCCGCGTCCGCATGGAGGGCTTCCTCGTCTTCGACTACGCGAAGCGCTATCCCGAGGCCTGGACCCGGATGCGCGAGTGGGTCGAGGCCGGCAAACTGGTCCCGAGGCAGGATGTCTTCGAAGGTCTGGAGAGAGCGCCGGAGGCGTTCGTCGACCTGCTGGCGGGCGGCAACGTGGGGACGCGGATCGTGCGTGTCGCGTCGTGA
- a CDS encoding type II toxin-antitoxin system HicB family antitoxin, translating to MEKHRLASGESTYTAVVERCPETGLYVGYVPGLSGAHSQAETLEELNANLREVISLILEDGPPPITGEFVGTQVVVVA from the coding sequence ATGGAGAAACACCGACTCGCCAGTGGAGAGTCCACCTACACGGCCGTCGTAGAACGCTGTCCCGAGACCGGTCTCTACGTTGGCTACGTGCCTGGCCTGTCCGGGGCCCACAGTCAGGCCGAGACCCTTGAGGAACTCAACGCGAATCTGCGCGAGGTCATCAGTTTGATCCTCGAGGACGGACCTCCTCCCATCACGGGCGAGTTTGTCGGGACGCAGGTGGTCGTGGTCGCGTAA
- a CDS encoding PH domain-containing protein — protein MTDVAIADPELHTGEEPILREATFNPKVRNYWLLTGAFVLTVSIVGIPLLIFWFPIGYVLTGRYLERVRCVLTEKNLHVARGVLVRQEKTVPLDKITDLAMSHGPIMRQLGLRGLSVETAGQSGPGSLIKLVGIEGTEEFRAAVLAQRERVGAAGGRSTALGVAVGGEGDASAESTELLSEIRDSLLRIEKRLGDGGGG, from the coding sequence ATGACCGACGTCGCCATAGCCGATCCGGAGTTGCACACGGGCGAGGAGCCGATCCTCCGCGAGGCGACCTTCAACCCGAAGGTGCGCAACTACTGGTTGCTGACGGGCGCGTTCGTGCTGACCGTCAGCATCGTCGGGATCCCCCTTCTCATCTTCTGGTTTCCCATCGGCTACGTCCTGACGGGTCGTTACCTGGAGCGCGTTCGCTGCGTGCTGACCGAGAAGAACCTCCACGTCGCGAGGGGCGTCCTGGTGCGGCAAGAGAAGACGGTTCCGCTCGACAAGATCACGGACCTGGCGATGTCGCACGGCCCGATCATGCGGCAGCTCGGCCTGCGCGGTCTGTCGGTGGAGACGGCGGGCCAGTCCGGTCCCGGCAGTCTGATCAAGCTGGTCGGCATCGAGGGGACCGAGGAGTTCCGTGCGGCCGTGCTGGCCCAGCGCGAGCGGGTCGGGGCAGCAGGCGGAAGGTCGACCGCACTCGGGGTAGCCGTAGGCGGAGAGGGTGATGCGAGCGCGGAATCGACGGAGCTGCTGAGCGAGATCAGGGACTCGCTGCTGCGGATCGAGAAGCGGTTGGGCGACGGCGGCGGAGGATAG
- a CDS encoding AraC family transcriptional regulator, with product MRASTDSRHRLFVQAAIDYIADRPAETVRLEDLARHIGLSPAYLQRLFVTHVGESPAQYARRLRLERAAWLLRRPGATVTEVALESGWGAPEAFTRAFRSRFGVSPSGYRQGLRARMRERTEPLDVVRRPPSRVACVRVVGHYDEADDAYDHLRHWAEPLGLLKRGNFLGIYWDDQTITDSGNTRWDAAIEVPDELGRVVGPGIQERHLPGGAYAVVHHRGPASVRETYEAHFRDWFPRYGWKPDARPMIVEFSRAGDSSEASLYVAVTR from the coding sequence CCAGGCGGCGATCGACTACATCGCGGATCGTCCGGCCGAAACGGTTCGGCTTGAGGACCTGGCCCGCCATATCGGGCTGTCCCCGGCCTACTTGCAGCGACTATTCGTCACGCACGTGGGGGAGTCGCCGGCCCAGTACGCACGGCGCCTGCGGCTCGAGCGGGCCGCATGGCTGTTGCGCCGGCCAGGTGCGACCGTCACGGAGGTGGCGCTCGAATCGGGCTGGGGAGCGCCCGAGGCGTTCACTCGCGCTTTTCGCTCGCGGTTCGGCGTCTCACCCAGCGGGTACCGCCAGGGCTTGAGGGCGCGGATGCGCGAGCGCACCGAGCCCTTGGACGTGGTGCGACGGCCACCCTCCCGGGTTGCCTGCGTCCGCGTCGTGGGGCACTACGACGAAGCGGACGACGCCTACGACCATCTTAGGCACTGGGCTGAGCCACTCGGCCTTCTCAAGCGCGGGAACTTCCTGGGCATCTACTGGGACGACCAGACGATCACCGATTCGGGGAACACGCGGTGGGACGCGGCGATCGAAGTGCCGGACGAGCTGGGGCGAGTGGTCGGCCCGGGCATCCAGGAGCGCCACCTTCCCGGTGGCGCCTATGCCGTGGTGCACCACCGCGGCCCGGCCTCGGTGCGAGAGACCTACGAGGCACACTTTCGCGACTGGTTTCCCCGCTATGGCTGGAAGCCGGACGCCCGACCGATGATTGTCGAGTTCAGCCGCGCAGGAGACTCTTCGGAGGCGTCTCTCTACGTCGCCGTGACGCGGTAG
- a CDS encoding aspartyl protease family protein, which translates to MRNVTPLVVTLVALAIGLTTWSCRGDSAPCGELTGTEAEEWNPRLRGDVEAALEARRQALEAEPDNDEARRAYAEVLFKLGDIWEADDVIAPLGTAATCHAGDLRLAAGTAYLLGDYERAVRLYKPLLELADNGSDLHAQALRGLTLAHYQTNDFARARELPAPDTAEASASLLTFMKAFEGEPYAIEWTGDERIAHLPMTNDITQPGALPQVTLEINGEAVNLILDTGGDRLYLDKGIYERIGLPTLANREARYAYTGGETVEEPLGVAATVTMGDVTLSNVPVIGATWKALGQTSDGVLTTQIIKQFLTTVDYDNRRITFRERNAETLAEVMETFGDMPPVEVPFYMTSTHLMFARGSLNGHPGMNYFLDSGLAASMPLVIVEETVEFLELEKTEIEGTPYYWSPIESHGLDGLPSGPAQALGNVFVENDFFWRFGFMADVLISHQYLWPKGSWTIDFDRMKYYFPGEGS; encoded by the coding sequence ATGAGGAACGTTACGCCGCTCGTCGTCACGCTGGTCGCGTTGGCCATCGGGTTGACCACCTGGAGCTGTCGCGGCGACTCCGCTCCCTGCGGCGAGCTGACAGGTACCGAAGCGGAGGAGTGGAACCCGAGGCTCCGGGGCGACGTCGAAGCGGCCCTGGAAGCACGGCGCCAGGCCCTCGAGGCCGAACCCGACAACGACGAAGCCCGCCGTGCCTACGCCGAGGTCCTGTTCAAGCTGGGCGACATCTGGGAAGCCGACGACGTCATCGCACCCCTGGGCACAGCAGCGACGTGCCACGCGGGCGACCTGCGGCTCGCGGCCGGAACGGCATACCTGCTGGGTGACTACGAACGGGCCGTGAGGCTGTACAAACCGCTTCTCGAACTCGCCGACAACGGCTCGGACCTCCATGCCCAGGCCCTCCGCGGACTGACCCTGGCGCACTACCAGACCAACGACTTCGCGAGGGCCCGGGAGCTGCCCGCACCGGACACGGCGGAAGCGTCGGCAAGCCTGCTCACGTTCATGAAGGCCTTCGAGGGCGAGCCGTACGCCATCGAATGGACCGGCGACGAGCGAATCGCCCACCTGCCGATGACGAACGACATCACCCAGCCCGGGGCCCTGCCCCAGGTGACCCTCGAGATCAACGGCGAGGCGGTCAACCTGATCCTCGACACGGGCGGCGACCGGCTCTACCTCGACAAGGGCATCTACGAGCGCATCGGCCTTCCGACCCTCGCCAACCGCGAAGCCCGCTACGCCTACACAGGGGGCGAAACGGTCGAGGAACCGTTGGGCGTCGCCGCGACCGTCACGATGGGCGATGTGACGCTCTCGAACGTGCCGGTTATCGGCGCGACCTGGAAGGCCCTCGGCCAGACCTCCGACGGCGTCCTCACCACGCAGATCATCAAGCAGTTCCTGACCACCGTCGACTACGACAACCGCCGCATCACCTTCCGCGAGCGAAACGCCGAGACCCTTGCCGAAGTGATGGAGACCTTCGGCGACATGCCGCCCGTCGAAGTTCCCTTCTACATGACCAGCACCCACCTGATGTTCGCGAGAGGCAGCCTGAACGGCCACCCGGGAATGAACTACTTCCTGGATTCCGGCCTGGCCGCGAGCATGCCCCTCGTCATCGTCGAGGAAACCGTCGAGTTCCTCGAGCTAGAGAAGACCGAGATCGAGGGAACGCCCTACTACTGGTCCCCGATCGAGTCCCACGGCCTGGACGGTCTGCCCAGCGGTCCGGCGCAAGCATTGGGCAACGTCTTCGTCGAAAACGACTTCTTCTGGCGGTTCGGCTTCATGGCGGACGTCCTGATCTCGCACCAGTACCTCTGGCCGAAGGGGTCGTGGACGATCGACTTCGACAGGATGAAGTACTACTTCCCCGGCGAGGGCTCGTAG